The following proteins come from a genomic window of Nicotiana tomentosiformis chromosome 12, ASM39032v3, whole genome shotgun sequence:
- the LOC117275434 gene encoding uncharacterized protein, with product MGLNESYSQPRSQILMMTPVPSVNKAYSMVISEESQRSLGKFTQAVDLSDRVALFSNKGSVNSGNNFRPRRNNLYCDFCNYKGHTRHNCYKIHGYPSDFKMRKKVSGYQQRPMANLTAHEIQHTQGKQSANAVIQEEQQGMNQPTTTTVQGQGIVFTQEQYDQILKLINKDNSGNHIKEFAGPSH from the exons ATGGGCCTAAATGAATCCTATAGTCAGCCTAGAAGCCAGATATTAATGATGACTCCAGTTCCAAGTGTTAACAAGGCATACTCCATGGTGATATCAGAAGAGAGTCAGAGGTCTTTGGGAAAATTCACACAAGCTGTTGATCTATCTGATAGAGTTGCACTATTTAGCAACAAGGGAAGTGTGAATTCAGGAAACAATTTTAGACCTAGGAGAAACAATTTGTATTGTGATTTCTGTAATTACAAAGGGCACACCAGGCACAATTGCTACAAAATACATGGCTATCCCTCAGATTTCAAGATGAGGAAGAAGGTTAGTGGATATCAACAAAGACCTATGGCAAACTTGACAGCACATGAGATACAGCATACACAGGGGAAGCAGTCAGCTAATGCAGTAATACAGGAGGAGCAGCAGGGAATGAATCAGCCTACAACAACCACAGTGCAGGGACAAGGCATAGTATTCACTCAGGAGCAGTATGATCAGATTTTGAAGCTAATCAACAAAGACAACTCTGGTAATCACATAAAGGAATTTGCAG GACCTTCACACTAG
- the LOC138902358 gene encoding uncharacterized protein: MAIDEKTSGSSTGITIDHHHPVFLQPCDTPGSSLISIQLKGTENYALWSRSMKIGLIVLSWIMNAVSSELFSGIVYKSSAHKVWTDLKDKYDKVDGSRIFYLHKEIATLSQGISSVSAHFAKLTDLWEEYDALTPYPGCDCPESKSYAEHFEH; encoded by the exons ATGGCGATTGACGAAAAAACTTCTGGAAGCAGTACAGGAATCACCATTGATCATCATCATCCTGTATTCTTACAACCATGTGATACACCAGGTAGCTCGTTAATCTCTATTCAACTCAAAGGTACTGAGAACTACGCGCTATGGAGTAGATCAATGAAAATTGGATTAATTG TGCTATCTTGGATCATGAATGCTGTGAGTAGTGAGTTGTTTAGTGGAATCGTGTACAAGTCTAGTGCACACAAAGTTTGGACAGATTTGAAAGATAAATATGATAAGGTTGATGGATCTAGAATTTTTTACCTGCACAAAGAAATAGCTACACTGTCTCAAGGGATTTCTTCAGTGTCAGCACACTTTGCTAAGTTGACAGATCTTTGGGAAGAATATGATGCTCTCACGCCCTATCCAGGATGTGATTGTCCAGAATCAAAAAGTTATGCTGAGCATTTTGAACACTAG